From one Dermacentor andersoni chromosome 1, qqDerAnde1_hic_scaffold, whole genome shotgun sequence genomic stretch:
- the LOC126545772 gene encoding propionyl-CoA carboxylase alpha chain, mitochondrial-like produces MAPCCVTPNLLSLVSRHRLRFCAPLVRNQSWTSIYTTDPIDPKEDKFKKILIANRGEIACRVIRTCKLMGIKTVAVHSDVDSRNLHVKLADEAYCIGPAPTSQSYLRVDAVLDAVKRSGVDAVHPGYGFLSENMDFAAQLTEVGVTFIGPNSKAIHMMGDKIESKRIANAAKVNCIPGFDGVVKTPEECVKIAQSIGYPVMIKASAGGGGKGMRIAWNDKEAMDGFRFSSEEAKSSFGDDRLLVEKFIDKPRHIEVQLMCDKHGNAVYLNERECSIQRRNQKVIEECPSTFLDPETRKAMGEQAVSLALAVGYDSAGTVEFLVDSKKNFYFLEMNTRLQVEHPITECVTGVDIVHQMIRVAKGHPLRISQKDIPLRGWSFECRVYAEDPFKHFGLPSIGRLYQYIEPDHIPNVRCDSGIVEGSEISIYYDPMICKLVTYGDNREAARLTMLKALDAYVIRGVTHNISLLRAVLSEPHFIKGDIDTGFLPRIYPDGFKGKELSEKEYTHFSCLAAAIFLQDELHAREFVNGHKVATEETFARWHVEVIVDGKKTSVTLSHEGNSTYSVQVKDGKFTVILPANLSLPLVKAVVCGDEYTLQLLQRDYSGNFKISFEGTSLSAKVLMQEAANFLSMMPEKPKADTSKIVEAPMPGVVKHVTVKVGDMVAEQQEVCVIEAMKMQNSLVSAAMGKIKGVFVKPGQTVDEGQLLVELE; encoded by the coding sequence ATGGCTCCTTGCTGTGTTACGCCAAATTTGCTGTCGTTGGTTTCGAGGCACAGACTGCGTTTTTGCGCGCCTTTGGTGAGAAATCAGTCATGGACGTCCATTTACACGACGGATCCGATAGACCCAAAAGAGGATAAGTTCAAGAAAATCCTCATCGCTAACCGGGGCGAGATAGCCTGCCGAGTTATTCGCACTTGTAAGCTGATGGGCATTAAGACGGTGGCCGTGCACAGCGACGTAGATTCACGTAACTTGCATGTGAAGCTCGCCGACGAAGCGTACTGCATTGGGCCTGCACCGACCAGTCAGAGCTACCTGCGTGTTGACGCTGTACTTGACGCTGTCAAGAGGTCCGGAGTCGATGCAGTTCATCCTGGATATGGTTTTCTGTCCGAAAACATGGACTTTGCCGCACAGCTTACTGAGGTTGGCGTCACATTCATTGGCCCCAATTCCAAAGCCATTCACATGATGGGCGACAAGATTGAAAGCAAGCGCATAGCAAATGCCGCTAAAGTGAATTGTATCCCTGGATTTGACGGCGTTGTGAAGACGCCGGAGGAGTGCGTGAAAATAGCGCAAAGTATTGGCTATCCAGTCATGATTAAGGCATCAGCTGGCGGTGGTGGCAAAGGTATGCGTATCGCCTGGAATGAcaaggaggctatggacggatttcGCTTCTCTTCTGAGGAAGCGAAGTCAAGTTTTGGGGATGACAGACTGCTGGTGGAAAAGTTCATCGACAAGCCGCGCCACATTGAGGTGCAGTTGATGTGTGACAAGCACGGGAACGCTGTGTACCTGAATGAACGAGAATGTTCCATCCAACGAAGGAACCAAAAGGTTATCGAAGAGTGTCCGAGTACGTTCTTGGACCCCGAGACACGCAAGGCCATGGGTGAGCAAGCGGTGTCACTGGCGCTGGCTGTGGGATACGATTCTGCAGGTACAGTCGAGTTTCTGGTAGATTCAAAGAAGAACTTCTATTTTCTTGAAATGAACACTCGTCTTCAGGTGGAGCACCCTATTACGGAGTGTGTGACAGGCGTGGACATTGTGCATCAGATGATCAGAGTTGCCAAGGGCCACCCACTTCGCATTTCTCAAAAGGACATTCCTCTTCGGGGCTGGTCATTCGAGTGCCGAGTTTATGCAGAAGATCCTTTCAAGCATTTTGGCCTGCCCTCAATAGGGCGACTCTACCAGTACATTGAGCCAGACCACATTCCGAATGTGCGCTGCGACAGTGGCATTGTTGAAGGCAGTGAAATAAGCATTTACTATGATCCGATGATCTGTAAATTGGTTACATACGGGGACAACAGAGAGGCTGCAAGGCTCACAATGCTGAAGGCATTGGATGCTTATGTCATCCGAGGTGTCACTCATAATATAAGCTTGCTGAGGGCAGTTCTTTCAGAGCCTCATTTTATCAAAGGTGATATTGACACTGGGTTCCTGCCACGGATTTATCCGGATGGTTTCAAGGGCAAAGAATTGTCTGAAAAAGAGTACACTCACTTTTCTTGCTTGGCAGCAGCTATATTTTTACAGGATGAACTACATGCTCGTGAGTTTGTAAATGGACATAAGGTGGCAACTGAAGAGACATTTGCTCGCTGGCATGTCGAAGTAATTGTAGATGGCAAAAAGACCTCTGTAACTCTCAGCCATGAAGGCAACAGCACCTACTCTGTTCAGGTTAAGGATGGCAAGTTCACTGTCATTTTGCCTGCTAACCTTTCCCTTCCTCTTGTCAAAGCTGTCGTTTGTGGTGATGAGTACACCTTGCAGCTTCTTCAGCGTGACTACTCGGGAAACTTCAAGATTTCCTTTGAGGGCACATCGTTGAGTGCAAAGGTGCTTATGCAAGAGGCGGCCAATTTTCTGAGCATGATGCCTGAGAAGCCAAAGGCAGATACAAGCAAGATTGTGGAGGCACCAATGCCTGGTGTGGTTAAACACGTGACTGTCAAAGTTGGGGATATGGTGGCTGAACAACAAGAAGTGTGTGTCATCGAAGCAATGAAGATGCAAAATAGCTTGGTGTCTGCTGCCATGGGCAAAATCAAAGGTGTGTTTGTCAAGCCAGGCCAGACTGTTGATGAGGGCCAGCTGCTTGTTGAGCTGGAGTGA